Proteins found in one Salvia splendens isolate huo1 chromosome 10, SspV2, whole genome shotgun sequence genomic segment:
- the LOC121751587 gene encoding putative RNA methyltransferase At5g10620 isoform X2, with protein MTCIPCWNKMHDSTVQIEHEDMAVMGLIKSNEWVVMLDERGRDVSSEQMASLIADAGNTGASSILFCIGGPYGHGRQLRERADVSIRLSSLVLNHEIALVVLAEQLYRAWTILKGQKYHH; from the exons ATGActtgtattccatgttggaacaAAATGCA TGACTCAACGGTTCAGATTGAACATGAGGATATGGCTGTGATGGGACTCATCAAATCCAATGAATGG GTTGTGATGTTGGATGAGCGTGGGCGTGATGTGAGTTCAGAGCAAATGGCGTCTCTAATTGCAGATGCTGGAAATACA GGAGCTTCAAGCATACTGTTTTGCATTGGTGGGCCGTACGGGCATGGAAGGCAACTGAGAGAGAGAGCTGATGTATCAATCCGGTTGTCATCTTTGGTCTTAAATCATGAAATTGCACTGGTTGTATTGGCTGAGCAGCTCTACAG GGCTTGGACTATTCTCAAAGGCCAGAAGTACCATCATTAG
- the LOC121753344 gene encoding uncharacterized protein LOC121753344: MVEESSKQDTLMKEEIQLYTNWDDVMCPICLDFPHNAVLLQCASYEKGCHSFVCDTDHLHSNCLQRFKQANGMSPEGKSPSTAESIQCVGSESESKPACPLCRGEVTGWVVVNKARNYLDEKKRCCEEENCQFAGTYSELRKHAQVEHPHACPSKIDPARQLDWDNFQQSAEIIDVLSTIHSEVPRGVVLGDYVIEYGDDHSGDDYDDFPGDEGNWWTSCILYQVFDNFRASRNRRRSRVSDSRRGNHRLSFDTSNSDEGSVSSAEYADYRADETDDEYMSARALSRRRVAEHSSRRRRSRFFDN, from the exons ATGGTGGAAGAGAGTTCAAAGCAAGATACACTTATGAAGGAGGAGATTCAGTTGTATACCAACTGGGACGATGTCATGTGTCCCATATGCTTGGACTTTCCTCACAATGCTGTTCTTCTCCAATGCGCATCATATGAAAAAGGATGTCATTCCTTTGTGTGTGACACGGATCATTTGCATTCCAATTGTCTGCAACGCTTCAAACAAGCAAATGGAATGTCACCAGAAGGCAAATCCCCAAGCACTGCTGAAAGTATACAGTGTGTGGGTTCAGAATCCGAGAGCAAACCAGCATGCCCCTTGTGCAGAGGAGAAGTCACTGGATGGGTAGTGGTCAATAAGGCTCGTAATTATCTGGATGAGAAGAAACGTTGCTGTGAAGAGGAAAACTGTCAATTTGCAGGTACTTATTCTGAGCTCCGAAAGCATGCACAGGTGGAACATCCTCATGCTTGCCCTTCAAAAATAGATCCTGCACGCCAGCTTGATTGGGACAATTTCCAGCAGTCCGCTGAGATCATAGATGTATTAAGTACTATTCATTCAGAAGTTCCACGTGGAGTGGTTTTGGGTGATTATGTTATCGAGTATGGAGATGATCACTCTGGAGATGATTATGATGACTTCCCTGGGGATGAGGGAAACTGGTGGACATCCTGTATTCTGTATCAAGTTTTTGATAACTTTAGGGCATCTAGAAACCGAAGAAGATCAAGAGTCAGTGATTCAAGAAGAGGAAACCACCGTTTGAGTTTTGATACTTCAAACTCTGATGAGGGTTCTGTGTCGTCTGCGGAATATGCAGATTACAGAGCTGATGAGACTGATGATGAATATATGAGTGCAAGGGCATTATCCAGAAGAAGAGTTGCAGAACATAG CTCTAGAAGGCGTCGCTCCCGCTTCTTTGACAACTAG
- the LOC121751933 gene encoding glycosyltransferase family protein 64 C3-like, with amino-acid sequence MRITIIWLISLHLPLFVISSRLIPHPQCIRPDPTTLRSDQMTVVINGYSEHRIPLLRSITAAYSASPSVAAVILLWCNPSTPTRTLSDLTQNLSAAVLRAPSASLNHRFHPWEVIQTRAVLICDDDIEPDLNSISFAFNVWRSDPNRAVGFFARSHAYDVATRAWIYAMEREKYSIVLTKLMIVSAEYLGIYSCDARYAAAREIVDEMNNCEDILMNFVVAEESGKGPVMVGARGGGIRDYGDARNDGVAAGMREVGLSSRRVEHRKRRGECITRFHRVLGRMPLKYSYGKMVDDVGEQGLCDKGGKLMLCDHQDFR; translated from the coding sequence ATGAGGATCACAATCATCTGGTTAATCTCACTTCACCTGCCCCTTTTCGTCATTTCATCTCGATTAATCCCCCACCCGCAATGcatccgacccgacccgaccacCCTCCGCTCTGACCAGATGACCGTCGTGATCAACGGCTACTCGGAGCACCGTATCCCGCTACTCCGCTCCATCACCGCCGCCTACTCCGCCTCGCCCTCAGTCGCCGCCGTCATCCTCCTCTGGTGCAACCCCTCCACGCCGACCCGCACACTATCCGACCTCACTCAAAATCTATCCGCCGCCGTGCTCCGCGCGCCCTCCGCCAGCCTCAACCACCGATTCCACCCCTGGGAGGTGATCCAGACCCGAGCCGTCCTGATCTGCGACGACGACATCGAACCCGACCTGAATTCCATCTCCTTCGCCTTCAATGTGTGGAGATCCGACCCGAATCGGGCGGTTGGGTTCTTCGCCCGGTCGCACGCGTACGACGTGGCGACGAGGGCGTGGATCTACGCGATGGAGAGGGAGAAGTACTCGATTGTGCTCACGAAGCTCATGATCGTGAGCGCCGAGTACCTCGGGATCTACTCGTGCGACGCGCGGTACGCGGCGGCGAGGGAGATTGTGGATGAGATGAACAATTGCGAGGATATTCTGATGAATTTCGTGGTGGCGGAGGAGAGTGGGAAGGGGCCGGTGATGGTGGGGGCGAGGGGAGGGGGAATTAGGGATTACGGCGACGCGAGGAACGATGGCGTGGCGGCGGGGATGAGGGAGGTGGGGCTGAGCAGTAGGAGAGTGGAGCACAGGAAGAGGAGAGGGGAGTGCATAACGCGGTTTCATAGGGTTTTGGGGAGAATGCCGTTGAAGtatagctatgggaaaatggtggATGATGTTGGGGAACAGGGGCTGTGTGACAAGGGTGGGAAACTGATGCTTTGTGATCATCAAGATttcagatga
- the LOC121751586 gene encoding probable plastid-lipid-associated protein 8, chloroplastic translates to MASITTSSAANAVAKFPLPFSSLRNFPQSISLPRRAQSSAGVCASLSPAAPALSKPDDLVENILSKVVQTDRGVLLVGNEHQKVAEVADELEKFCISEPVKCPLIFGEWDVVYCSNPTSPGGGYRSSLGRLVFKTKEMIQVVEAPDIVRNRVSFSLLGFIDGEVSLKGKLTALDDKWIQVVFEAPELKVGGAEFRYGGESEVKLQITYVDDKIRLGKGSRGSLFVFKRLT, encoded by the exons ATGGCTTCCATCACCACTTCTTCTGCTGCAAATGCTGTCGCCAAATTCCCTCTTCCATTTTCCTCGTTGAGGAATTTTCCGCAGTCCATTTCTCTTCCACGCCGAGCTCAATCCTCTGCTGGCGTCTGTGCTTCGTTGTCCCCTGCGGCTCCGGCGCTGTCTAAGCCCGATGATTTGGTAGAGAACATTCTTTCCAAG GTAGTGCAAACAGATAGAGGAGTTCTGCTAGTAGGCAATGAGCACCAAAAGGTCGCCGAAGTAGCTGATGAACTGGAGAAATTTTGCATCAGTGAGCCGGTCAAGTGTCCCCTCATATTTGGAG AGTGGGACGTTGTGTATTGTTCAAATCCTACATCCCCTGGTGGTGGATACCGGAGTTCATTAGGCCGGCTCGTGTTCAAGACCAAGGAGATGATTCAGGTGGTCGAGGCCCCTGACATTGTAAGGAATCgagtatctttctctctcttgggCTTCATTGATGGAGAAGTATCGTTAAAGG GGAAACTGACGGCATTGGATGACAAATGGATACAAGTAGTGTTCGAGGCACCTGAGCTCAAGGTTGGTGGAGCAGAGTTCAGATATGGCGGCGAGAGTGAAGTGAAGCTTCAAATCACATATGTAGACGACAAGATCAGATTAGGGAAAGGCTCCAGAGGCTCTCTATTTGTCTTCAAGAGACTGACATGA
- the LOC121751589 gene encoding gamma-glutamylcyclotransferase 2-1-like, with amino-acid sequence MVFWVFGYGSLVWNPGFEVDEKVIGFVKDYRRVFDLACIDHRGTPEHPARTCTLEETEGAICWGAAYCVRGGPEKEKAAMAYLERRECEYDRKTLVDFYKEGDDSEQPFVTGVIAFTSTPDKISNKYYLGPAPLEEMARQIATAFGPFGNNRDYLFLLEKAMFNIGHEDDYVIELANEVRKVLMELGGVPKENKLSSLLPVKMKTSHGAVALDSPLKKVNALAGAITMDS; translated from the exons ATGGTTTTCTGGGTCTTCGGATACGGTTCGTTGGTGTGGAACCCTGGCTTCGAAGTCGATGAGAAAGTGATAGGGTTTGTTAAGGACTACCGACGTGTTTTCGATTTAG CTTGCATTGATCATAGAGGTACCCCCGAGCACCCTGCTAGAACTTGCACATTGGAAGAAACTGAAGGTGCAATCTGC TGGGGTGCAGCATATTGCGTTCGTGGTGGGCCGGAGAAGGAAAAGGCGGCGATGGcg TATCTCGAGCGAAGAGAATGCGAGTATGACCGGAAAACTTTGGTTGATTTCTACAAA GAGGGTGATGATTCTGAACAACCCTTTGTAACTGGTGTGATAGC ATTCACATCGACCCCTGACAAAATATCGAACAAGTACTATTTAGGGCCAGCCCCTTTGGAGGAGATGGCCAGGCAAATTGCTACGGCCTTTGGCCCCTTTGGCAACAACAGGGACTACCTTTTCTTGCTGGAGAAGGCCATGTTTAATATTG GTCATGAAGATGACTACGTTATTGAGTTAGCAAACGAGGTGAGGAAGGTGCTTATGGAACTTGGCGGTGTGCCAAAGGAAAACAAGTTGTCGAGTTTGTTGCCAGTGAAAATGAAGACGTCGCATGGTGCAGTCGCCTTGGATTCGCCACTGAAAAAAGTGAATGCTTTGGCTGGAGCAATCACCATGGATtcatag
- the LOC121751587 gene encoding putative RNA methyltransferase At5g10620 isoform X1: MFNRSWDFINPASAAAYFRPFTQIQAHNLVNVKLKWVKDAALDPVVSGSIHLKATCTLISLIASAPNLSLPIHRPQRFIDSTVQIEHEDMAVMGLIKSNEWVVMLDERGRDVSSEQMASLIADAGNTGASSILFCIGGPYGHGRQLRERADVSIRLSSLVLNHEIALVVLAEQLYRAWTILKGQKYHH, encoded by the exons ATGTTCAATCGAAGTTGGGATTTCATCAATCCTGCTTCCGCCGCCGCCTACTTCCGCCCATTCACCCAGATTCAGGCGCACAATCTCGTCAACGTGAAGCTCAAGTGGGTAAAAGACGCCGCGCTTGATCCCGTAGTTTCCGGCAGCATTCACCTCAAAGCTACTTGTACCCTAATTTCTCTCATAGCCTCCGCCCCCAATCTCTCCCTCCCCATCCACCGCCCTCAAAGATTCAT TGACTCAACGGTTCAGATTGAACATGAGGATATGGCTGTGATGGGACTCATCAAATCCAATGAATGG GTTGTGATGTTGGATGAGCGTGGGCGTGATGTGAGTTCAGAGCAAATGGCGTCTCTAATTGCAGATGCTGGAAATACA GGAGCTTCAAGCATACTGTTTTGCATTGGTGGGCCGTACGGGCATGGAAGGCAACTGAGAGAGAGAGCTGATGTATCAATCCGGTTGTCATCTTTGGTCTTAAATCATGAAATTGCACTGGTTGTATTGGCTGAGCAGCTCTACAG GGCTTGGACTATTCTCAAAGGCCAGAAGTACCATCATTAG
- the LOC121753334 gene encoding plasma membrane ATPase 4-like — MGSTKGISLEEIKNEAVDLERIPVDEVFEQLKCTREGLTSEEGENRLKIFGPNKLEEKKESKLLKFLGFMWNPLSWVMEAAALMAIVLANGNGRPPDWQDFVGIVALLFINSTISFIEENNAGNAAAALMAGLAPKTKVLRDGRWTEQDAAILVPGDIISIKLGDIIPADARLLEGDPLKVDQSALTGESLPVTKSPSDEVFSGSTCKQGEIEAVVIATGVHTFFGKAAHLVDSTNQVGHFQQVLTAIGNFCICSIFVGIIIEIIVMYPIQHRKYRDGIDNLLVLLIGGIPIAMPTVLSVTMAIGSHRLSQQGAITKRMTAIEEMAGMDVLCSDKTGTLTLNKLTVDKSLIEVFVKGLDREQVILLAARASRTENQDAIDAAIVGMLADPKEARAGIREVHFLPFNPVDKRTALTYIDSNGNWHRASKGAPEQILELCHSKEDVRKKVHSVIDKFAERGLRSLGVARQEVPEKTKESLGGPWQLVGLLPLFDPPRHDSAETIQRALNLGVNVKMITGDQLAIAKETGRRLGMGTNMYPSSSLLGQDKDKSIAALPVDELIEKADGFAGVFPEHKYEIVKRLQERKHICGMTGDGVNDAPALKKADIGIAVADATDAARGASDIVLTEPGLSVIISAVLTSRAIFQRMKNYTIYAVSITIRIVFGFMLIALIWKFDFAPFMVLIIAILNDGTIMTISKDRVKPSPVPDSWKLKEIFTTGVVLGGYLALGTVLFFWLVKDTTILSDKFGVRPLKDSPEEIMAVLYLQVSIVSQALIFVTRSRSWSFAERPGMFLLGAFLIAQLVATLIAVYANWTFAKIKGCGWGWAGVIWLYSIVTYFPLDILKFCIRYVLSGKAWDNLLENKTAFTTKSNYGKEEREAQWAAAQRTLHGLQPPETSNLFNEKNNYRELSEIAEQAKRRAEVARLRELHTLKGHVESVVKLKGLDIDTIQQHYTV, encoded by the exons ATGGGCAGCACAAAGGGAATCAGTCTTGAAGAGATCAAGAATGAAGCTGTTGATTTG GAAAGGATTCCTGTAGATGAAGTATTCGAGCAGTTAAAATGCACGAGAGAAGGCCTTACTTCGGAGGAAGGCGAGAACAGGCTGAAAATATTTGGTCCAAACAAATTGGAAGAGAAAAAG GAGAGCAAGCTTCTCAAGTTTTTAGGCTTCATGTGGAACCCACTGTCATGGGTCATGGAGGCTGCTGCCCTGATGGCTATAGTCCTCGCCAACGGGAATGGAAGGCCTCCCGACTGGCAGGACTTCGTTGGCATTGTCGCACTTCTGTTCATCAACTCCACCATCAGTTTCATCGAAGAAAATAATGCTGGCAACGCTGCTGCAGCTCTCATGGCTGGACTCGCGCCAAAAACCAAG GTCTTGAGAGACGGTCGATGGACTGAGCAGGACGCGGCCATCCTTGTCCCGGGTGACATAATAAGCATAAAGCTAGGAGATATCATCCCTGCTGATGCTCGTCTCCTTGAAGGCGACCCCTTGAAAGTCGACCAATCTGCACTGACCGGAGAGTCCCTCCCAGTGACCAAGAGCCCCTCGGATGAGGTCTTCTCCGGGTCTACGTGCAAGCAAGGAGAGATCGAGGCTGTTGTCATTGCAACGGGCGTCCACACGTTCTTTGGCAAGGCTGCTCATCTGGTGGACAGCACCAACCAAGTTGGACACTTCCAGCAGGTTCTGACCGCCATCGGGAACTTCTGCATCTGCTCCATCTTCGTGGGGATAATCATCGAGATCATAGTCATGTACCCCATACAGCACCGCAAGTACAGGGACGGGATTGACAATCTGCTGGTCCTCTTGATCGGAGGGATCCCCATTGCCATGCCAACCGTGTTGTCCGTTACCATGGCTATTGGGTCCCACCGGCTCTCTCAGCAGGGTGCCATCACGAAACGAATGACAGCAATAGAGGAAATGGCGGGGATGGACGTCCTCTGCAGTGACAAAACAGGAACACTCACTTTGAACAAGTTGACTGTTGACAAGAGCCTCATTGAAGTTTTTGTGAAGGGATTGGATAGAGAGCAGGTGATTTTGCTCGCTGCTCGGGCTTCGAGAACTGAGAATCAAGATGCCATAGATGCTGCCATTGTAGGGATGCTTGCTGATCCAAAGGAGGCGAGAGCTGGTATAAGAGAGGTGCATTTTCTGCCTTTCAACCCTGTGGATAAGAGGACTGCATTAACCTACATAGATTCCAACGGGAACTGGCATCGCGCGAGCAAAGGTGCACCTGAGCAG ATATTGGAACTTTGTCATAGCAAGGAGGATGTGAGGAAGAAAGTTCATTCTGTTATAGATAAGTTTGCTGAACGCGGGCTTCGTTCTTTGGGAGTTGCCAGGCAGGAAGTTCCTGAGAAGACGAAGGAAAGTCTTGGAGGGCCGTGGCAGCTCGTTGGCCTGCTGCCTTTGTTCGATCCGCCTAGGCATGACAGTGCAGAAACAATCCAGAGAGCCTTGAATCTTGGTGTGAATGTGAAGATGATCACTG GTGATCAGCTAGCCATTGCAAAGGAGACGGGCCGCAGGCTTGGAATGGGGACGAACATGTACCCGTCCTCTTCGTTGCTTGGACAAGACAAAGACAAATCTATAGCAGCACTTCCTGTGGATGAGCTGATCGAGAAAGCCGATGGCTTTGCTGGAGTTTTTCCTG AGCACAAATACGAAATCGTGAAGAGATTGCAAGAGAGGAAGCACATATGTGGTATGACAGGGGATGGTGTGAACGATGCTCCAGCTCTGAAGAAGGCAGATATAGGCATTGCTGTTGCTGATGCAACAGATGCTGCTCGAGGCGCATCAGACATCGTCTTGACAGAGCCGGGGCTGAGCGTCATCATAAGCGCAGTGCTCACGAGCAGGGCTATTTTCCAGAGAATGAAGAATTACact ATATACGCCGTCTCAATCACAATCCGTATAGTG TTTGGATTCATGCTTATAGCTCTGATATGGAAGTTCGACTTCGCTCCTTTCATGGTTCTGATAATTGCCATATTAAACGACG GAACAATCATGACTATCTCAAAGGATCGGGTAAAGCCATCCCCGGTCCCAGACAGCTGGAAACTCAAGGAGATTTTCACCACAGGAGTCGTCTTGGGAGGCTACTTGGCATTAGGGACAGTACTATTCTTCTGGCTCGTGAAGGACACCACTATTTTATCT GACAAGTTCGGTGTGAGGCCTTTGAAAGATAGCCCTGAGGAGATAATGGCTGTGTTGTACCTGCAAGTGAGCATTGTGAGCCAAGCACTCATCTTCGTGACAAGGTCTCGTAGTTGGTCGTTTGCTGAGCGGCCCGGGATGTTCCTGCTGGGAGCTTTCCTGATAGCTCAGTTG GTAGCAACCTTGATAGCTGTTTACGCAAACTGGACCTTTGCGAAGATCAAAGGGTGCGGTTGGGGCTGGGCGGGCGTCATCTGGCTCTACAGCATCGTCACCTACTTCCCCCTCGACATCCTCAAGTTCTGCATTCGCTACGTGCTGAGTGGCAAGGCGTGGGATAATCTTTTGGAGAACAAG ACTGCATTCACCACCAAATCCAACTATgggaaagaagagagagaggctCAGTGGGCTGCTGCACAAAGGACTTTGCACGGCCTTCAGCCACCGGAAACCTCCAATCTCTTCAACGAGAAGAACAACTACAGAGAGCTGTCCGAGATCGCTGAGCAGGCCAAACGACGAGCAGAAGTCGCTAG GCTGAGAGAGCTGCACACGCTGAAGGGGCACGTTGAATCTGTGGTGAAGCTGAAAGGACTCGACATCGATACGATCCAGCAGCATTACACAGTCTGA
- the LOC121751934 gene encoding uncharacterized protein LOC121751934, with amino-acid sequence MEWQKSYVDVILVPLAFMIFVGYHLWLWHNVRTQPLSTIIGTNARARKLWVAAIIKDNEKKNILAVQTLRNTIMGSTLMATTSILMSSGLAAMISSTYSIKKPLNDTVYGAHGEFMVALKYVSLLLIFLPSFVCHSLSICFINQVSFLINCPADEDDSCIITPPYVAGLLDQGLWLNTFGNRVFYAALPLMLWIFGPVLVFLCSVTMVAMLYNLDFVLTPEKGKSSAHQCVSA; translated from the exons atggaATGGCAAAAAAGTTATGTGGATGTGATACTGGTGCCGTTGGCGTTTATGATATTCGTGGGATATCATCTGTGGCTGTGGCATAATGTCCGAACCCAACCCTTGTCTACCATCATTGGCACCAATGCTCGTGCCCGCAAATTATGGGTCGCCGCCATCATCAAG GACAACGAGAAGAAGAACATCCTAGCTGTCCAGACGCTGCGGAACACGATCATGGGATCGACGCTGATGGCGACGACGTCGATCCTGATGTCCTCGGGGCTGGCGGCGATGATCAGCAGCACGTACAGCATCAAGAAGCCTTTGAACGACACCGTTTACGGCGCCCACGGCGAGTTCATGGTGGCGCTCAAGTACGTGTCGctcctcctcatcttcctcCCCTCCTTCGTCTGCCACTCCCTCTCCATCTGCTTCATCAACCAAGTCAGTTTCCTCATCAACTGCCCCGCCGACGAAGACGACAGCTGCATCATCACCCCGCCCTACGTGGCCGGGCTGCTCGATCAAGGATTATGGCTCAACACCTTCGGGAACCGCGTCTTCTACGCCGCGCTGCCGTTGATGCTGTGGATCTTTGGGCCCGTGCTTGTGTTTCTCTGCTCCGTTACCATGGTGGCGATGCTGTATAATCTTGACTTCGTGCTCACGCCGGAGAAGGGGAAGAGTAGTGCCCATCAATGTGTATCTGCGTGA
- the LOC121751588 gene encoding protein FAM32A-like, translating to MSAYENVVAGKLRLKGKALDVRNAGIKKKRKHKERNILSEHAAGQDRLTDENSALVSLDNTYWDGNGGEDERLTPADRRYMEQRKKIEMKRLVKAAKKSHRDRIEEFNQYLANLSEHYDIPKVGLANNYASILYFKTKLMYFSQSPQSYNEGCIIHISMVCHSQYKSMR from the exons ATGTCAGCTTATGAAAATGTTGTTGCTGGCAAGCTGAGGCTGAAGGGAAAAGCTTTGGATGTGAGGAACGCAGGTATAAAAAAGAAACGGAAGCACAAAGAGCGAAATATCCTCTCAGAGCATGCTGCTGGGCAAGACCGGTTGACAG ATGAAAACAGCGCGTTGGTATCATTGGATAACACATATTGGGATGGAAATGGGGGAGAGGACGAGCGCTTGACTCCAGCAGATAGACGCTACATGGAACAGCGAAAAAAGATCGAGATGAAGAGACTTGTGAAGGCTGCTAAGAAGTCTCACCGTGATCGCATTGAGGAATTTAATCAGTATTTGGCTAATCTGAGTGAGCACTATGACATCCCTAAAGTGGGCCTGGCTAACAACTATGCTTCAATTCTGTACTTCAAAACTAAGTTGATGTATTTTTCACAATCTCCTCAATCTTATAATGAAGGTTGTATTATTCACATTTCAATGGTCTGTCATTCTCAATACAAATCAATGAGATGA